In Amia ocellicauda isolate fAmiCal2 chromosome 7, fAmiCal2.hap1, whole genome shotgun sequence, the genomic window CTTCGTCGTTTACCTCAAGAACATTGTAGTCGCCGACCTGCTGATGACCTTAACATTCCCCTTCAAGATCGCCAACGACTTTGGCTGGGGAGGCTGGTATATGAGGGTGGTGGTCTGCCGCTACACCGCTGTCCTTTTCTACTCCAGCATGTATGTGGGTATCGTCTTCCTGGGGCTCCTAAGCTTGGAGCGGTACTTCAAAGTTGTCCAGACATCCAGGGCTGCCGTCATGCAGAGTGTTGGCCTCTCCAAAGGGCTTTCCTTTTTAACATGGCTGCTGCTCTTGCTCTCTGTGCTGCCAAACTCAATTCTCAGCAGCAAGGAGGCGACCAAAGAAACTTCCAAGAGCTGTATTGGCCTCAAAACCAGTCTGGGAGTGCGCTGGCACAAGTTTTCAAACTACTGCTGTGTGGTTGTCTTCTGGTGCATTTTCCTGCTGATGGCATTCTGCTACGCCTCGATAGCCAAGAAGATCTATGACTCCTACAGGAATTTCAGGAGAGACTCGACAGAGACCAAAAGGACATCCAACCGGAACATTTTTAGCATCCTGTTGgtgttctttatttgttttgtgccGTACCATATCTGCAGGATCCCCTACACCTTAAGTCAGACTAGTAGTGCGTACAGTGTGCAGAGCAAGTTTTCATTGTTCCATTTGAAGGAAAGTACTCTGCTGCTGTCGGCTCTTAATGTCTGTCTTGATCCCATCATTTATTTCCTCATGTGCAGACTGTTCAGAGAAGCCCTGCTAAAAAGCTTTACAACGAAAGATGTGGAAGTAAGAAGAAAATCAATTTCTGCCGTTTACACTGCCAGTTTAGTTTGAGCCAAGAGGGGAAAGATGAAAACAATAGCTTCAgcagctttttgaaaatcaacTTATTCCAAGTACACAAAAAATGTGAAAGTGTAAGGGAGATGCAATAAGAGTAAGTTAACAGGGAACTTAAATGGTCAAAAAATGATTAGTGGTTCACTAAGAAAACATCTTGAGAAGTAGGCTAATTCAATTTGATCTCTGCTCTACATTaaccataaaacaaatgtaGCAGTAAGCCTACAGGTACAGTGAAGTCTGGAGATTTGTTTACGGCTCAGTGTATCTTTTTTAAATTCACTGGAGAACATTGAGAGACGATTAACCTTTGAAAAAcaacttttgttgttgtttttttcttcaaacagCTGTCCCTAGTTTATGGAAACTAGCAGCAAGGACATCCGGTGTGATAAGTGCTGCAAAGTGTTCAGAGCATGATGGTCTGTGATTACAGAAATCTACAACATATATAAGGCTGAAACAATTTCCAGGAACCACATATCTGCAAAATTCTAAACCTTTTGTAGGTGAGATTAGGAACATTTGAGCAACAAAACTGTTTTCGATGTTGGACAGTAAGCATCAGACAGACCACCCCACCATGCAAATGGGCAAGATAAACAGTAGATTGTAGTTTCTAAACATTgacactttcaaataaatagtaataactGCTGCAGAAGGTTAAGCAAATGTTTGCACTTGTttaaataagactataatatatttataataaggtTACATCACAACTGATAAGCAATCTATCATTAATAGATGAATATCAACCTATAAAATGTATTCTTAATGTAGTTACAAAAGACTGTTCATGTAACGAAATGTTGTGATTTGTAAATACTGTGTAAGCTTTGAGGGAGCTGTGATTGAACATCAAAAATCTCAGCCTTGTTCTCTGATGTCCATGTAATGGGTTAAATACAACAAGTTGTCATTTCAGTTTCCTGGAGGAGTAATTTCCAAAGTTTAATAATCACATTAATAATGCTTTAATAGgttgttattaatatattaatagagTATAGATTGCTATAAACCAAAGTATATGGAACAGTGTTACCCATATTTGCAACCACTGAAAAAGTCTAAAAAGTTTAGATGTAATAGCTTTTTAAGTGTAACATAATTTTAACATAATTATTAAAActttttattgtgttattaaatcatcaatgtgttttgttaaaaaaaaaaaaaatatatatatatatatatatatatatatatatatatatatatatatatgtattaattttgttGTAAATACATGCTGCAAATGCCTTGTAATTATTTCTAACATTCttaattaaagtta contains:
- the LOC136753431 gene encoding P2Y purinoceptor 14; translated protein: MDPKSSANISRNTTDFNSVFTKQVLPILYCVVFIGGLVLNSLAACIFFKIPNNCSFVVYLKNIVVADLLMTLTFPFKIANDFGWGGWYMRVVVCRYTAVLFYSSMYVGIVFLGLLSLERYFKVVQTSRAAVMQSVGLSKGLSFLTWLLLLLSVLPNSILSSKEATKETSKSCIGLKTSLGVRWHKFSNYCCVVVFWCIFLLMAFCYASIAKKIYDSYRNFRRDSTETKRTSNRNIFSILLVFFICFVPYHICRIPYTLSQTSSAYSVQSKFSLFHLKESTLLLSALNVCLDPIIYFLMCRLFREALLKSFTTKDVEVRRKSISAVYTASLV